Part of the Chlamydia muridarum str. Nigg genome is shown below.
ATAGAGACTTTCCGGGAGTTTCCAGCTTATGCAGATCGGCTCGCTCAAGAGCATGCCCCCGAAACTACTCCAGTAATGATGTATTGCACGGGAGGAATTCGTTGTGAACTCTACTCAGCTCTTCTTTTAGAAAAAGGCTTCAAAGAAGTTTATCAACTCGATGGTGGCGTCATTGCTTATGGGTTGAAGATGGGCACTGGAAAATGGAAAGGGAAGTTATTCGTATTCGATGATCGCATGGCGGTGCCTATCAACGAAGCGGATCCTAACGTCTCCCCTATTTCAAAGTGTTCTCTCTGTGATATAGAGTCTGATACGTACTATAATTGTGCAAATACAGATTGCAATAATCTCTTCCTTTGCTGTGAATCTTGTATCACTTCTCAGAAGGGATGTTGCTCGGAAGAATGTTCTCAAGCACCTCGTATTCGAACATTTTCTGCAGAAAGAGGAAACAAACCTTTCCGAAGAAAACACCTCTGCCCAACAATCGAGCAGACTCGTTGTTGTTTGAGAGAAAAAGACAACCAACCTGCATAAAAAAAGGCGCCCACAGTACGTGGGCGCCTTTTCCAAAGCCTTCGAAGGCTAACCCATCATAAAGAATGTTTATTTCCACCCATAAAAACCTTCTTACATAACTCCTCCAAAGGCTTTACCCCTTTTTCTTTGAGTAAATGAAGAATTTCAATACACGAATTAAAAGATCTGTTAAGCAAGTCTTTAGCAGCTTGCTCTCCAAATAATAGCGCATAATTCATATGCTTCTCTTCTTGGTTATCCTGACTAAGATCTGCTAGATCATCTCCTATTTGAAACAAAATACCAAAATTCCTGGCAAACTCGATAACTAAAGGAGTTTTTTCTCTTGCTCCACCTCCAAATAACCATCCAGATACACATGCTATTTCAAAAAGAGCGCTAGTTTTCTTATTAATAATATTTATAACACTCTCTTCAGTGAAACTTTGGAAAAAAACATCTTCATACTGACCACCCAAAACCCCTTCTACCCCAAATCGTAGTTCGATTAGATCCAAAACATCTTCGTAAGCATCTTCGATTTCTCGTTGAACCGAAACCACTTCCTTCAAAGCTTTCGCATTCTTACGAATTCTTGCATAAGCTGCGGGAATAAGAGCATACGAAGCAAGAAGAGCAGAAGCCTCATCAAAAGCTTTGTGAACAGAAGGTTTCCCCCTACGCATGTCATCATTATCCATACAAGGAAGATCGTCCGCTATCAAGGTTGATGTGTGGATATACTCCACGGCAATTGCAGTATCCAAAACGTCTCGTCTTTTTTGAATGCTGTCGGCAAACAAACATACGAGTAGAGGACGCACACGTTTTCCTCCACCCAGTAGAGCATACTCTATTGGGTTACGTAATCCGCTTTGAGTTTTTCCAAAATCCTCTAAAGAATCGCGGAGCCTTTTTTCTATTTTCGATCGATAAACATTGAAATCATCCATATTTGAGCAACCGCCTACTTTTTCTCATCAAAGTCCTCTCAACAAAGATTTACTCCTAATAAATAGTTTGATTAGGAAGAATCTTTGTAGCACTAACCACACAACATCCTGGATTAAGTACGGTATTACACCCAATACTCACTCCCTTACCCAAGAAAGCGCCTAATTTCTTTCTCTGTGTATCATAGCGATCTCCAGAATAACGGAGAAAAATGTTACCCCCATCCAATCGAAAATTCGCGCAACGAACCCCTGCACCTAAATTGACCCGAGAGCCCAAAACAGAATCTCCCACATAAGCAAAGTGAGCAGCTTTCGCATAATGCCCTAAATAGCTATTTTTGATCTCAGAACAGTGTCCAACCACACAATGAGCACCAGTTATTACTCCACCTCGAATATAAGCTCCGTGACGAACTTGAGTATAAGGTCCGATAATACAAGGGCCACAAAGATATGCCCCCGACTCCACATAAGCTCCTTCCTGGATTTCGATGGTCTCTTTGTTTTTTAAATATACACCTTCTTCAAGATGTCCTTGTATTCCAGAAAAAGAATGAGAAGACAGCTTTTGTTCCAAAAGAGTTAAAATGGACCAAACAAATTCAGCCTGGCTCACAATCTCTGGATAAAGAAATTCTTCAGGGGAAAATAAAGAGGAAGCTAAAACCATACTAAGCTCCTGATACAGCATAGTCTGGTATTTAAACACCCCTAGTTGTTTTAAGAAAGCTTTGTATCTTCTTGCGAAGAATTTTTCTCTTCGTCATCGGAAAATAGATACCCCACTCCACGTACAGTGACGATTCTATTTCCATAAGCGCCTAATTTCTTTCTTAAAGAAGCTATATGTACATCCACATTTCTAGCTACAATCTCTTTAGAATGATTTTTGATTTCCTCTAGAAGATGTTTACGTAAACAAAGTTGCCCTTGGTTCAGCAACAGTCTTTTCAAAATACCGGATTCGGATGGAGTTAAATGAATAGTTCCTTCTGGAGTTTCCACTATCAGTTTCAAAATATGAAACACATTAGGGCCAAACTGAATACTTTCAGGAACAGAATGCAAAGAACCTTGAGAAAGAAACGCACCTATAGCAGCTTTTAGAAGTCTAGGAGTAATTGGCTGCACCAAAAACCAAAATCCTCTATCTAAAAGATCGATACACTTCTCTTCATCAAAAACATCTAATAAAACTATAACAAAGTTAGCTTCAAAATACTTAGGAGCATGAATATCTTTGGGAAGTAATTCATATTCACAAACAATTAGGTCTGCTGATACTTCTTGTTTGTACTGCTGACCAATCGTACACCGATATTCTTCAGGATTAAGTAATTTTTTTGTTTGGAAAAATAAGTCCCAATTTTCACTTACTAGTAGCACATGTTTAGGACCTGCCATATAAACAAACCCATTTAATTATTAGCTCACCTAATACAATAAAAATAGTTTTTTCAAAGAGCTTTAGAAAAAAAAACGATATCTTCAGACTTTTTTTCATGTTTCGACTACACTTATTTTTTACTAAGTAGCTGATCCTCTACCCTATTTAAATTTTTGTGAGAAAATGAAAACATTGCTTGATAACAACATCGTTAGATTCAAAAATATTTCTAAGACCAAACATGGAATTTTTGTTAACTTTCAAGTTAAAGGGGAACGAGGGGGAGCTTCTTTTACAGCTTCCATAGCAGTTGATATCGAGGCAGCAGACGTCTCTGCAGGAGACTCTTTAGAAACAATTATTGAACGCTGCGCCCTGATTGGTATTCGAGAATTTCAAAAATGTGAATTTCAGTTTGAAGGGATTACTTGTTTGTAACAAAATCCCCTCGCTAGTTTTTTATTCACCGTAATTAAATAGCTTGACTCCGAAAAGCTTTACTGTAAAATTGTGGCGGTCAAAACCCACTATTTTCTGGATGTAGCGCAGCCTGGTAGCGCACTTGCATGGGGTGCAAGGGGGCGGAGGTTCAAATCCTCTCATCCAGAACTTCTTTTAAGCCTTGCGGCGTGATTCTTGTTTTAGTCTTCCTAAATCTGTTTCTGAATAATCGACAAATTTCAAGAACGATTTATACGCTGGATGGAACTGTATCACTTCTTTTGCCATGTCTATAGCAATTTGTCTGTAACTTTCATGCCCTTGGGGTTGAGACCGTAATTCACAAAGCCACTGCAATCCCCTGGTATTGATATGGAAGAGCCAGCGAATATTATAGGCCAACGGAACAACATACTGAGCTTCTTCAGGAAATTCTGCTGCTATTAAACGGTAAGCCTGATCTGCTTTTTCCATAGCCTCTCTAAATGGAGCCTCCATCGGAGTATCTAGCAATTGTTGAGGGATAGAGTAACCTAGTTTAGTTGTTAATAACTGTCTCTCTTGCGTTAAGATACGGTGTCTTTGCAAATCCCGATAAGCTCCAAAATCTGCTGTGATATCAAAAGCAAATTCAGCACACTCCAAACCTCGGGGAGATTTATGTCGGCGATTTTCTCGAGAAGAAGCACTCGATTCTAAAATTAGCATAAGATCTTCATCGGGGATTTTTCGGCAAATATCTAACAGATCTGCATAAGTATGTTCTGAGTAAGGGAACATAGAGGCTGCGGCGATTTTATATAAACCATCAGGGTCTCCGTAAACCAACTTTACTCCTTTCTCTAAAGAAGGCTCCCTTTCTTCTCCATAACGCTGAGCAAAACTTTTTAATTGTTCTCTCAATCCTAGATGATAATCCACCATAGCCTGATGATGGTGGTGATGAGGCTCCGCCCGACTTACAAAAGAAGGGATGATTTTCATCAATTCTGTTAACGCCTGCTCCCCAATGTTACGCACTTCAACAAGATTGTTGTCCTGTAAACGATGCAATAAATTTTGCCAAAATCGACCGTTACCAAAAAAACCTAAATTGGTAAGGGTGGCTGCTGGTAATAATCCCCTTAAACAGTCTAAAACCTTCGCTCGTAAAGAAACTGTATAAGCCGACTGAGAAACCTCAGGATCTTTTGGATAAATTTTCTCAAAATAAGCACGAACTTGAGGTATGAGTTCGGAATAAGTGTTAAACAGAAAATCACACGTATCCAAAAACGTGTCTTTAAAGGCCGAAGTCATCAAAATAGG
Proteins encoded:
- a CDS encoding response regulator transcription factor; protein product: MAGPKHVLLVSENWDLFFQTKKLLNPEEYRCTIGQQYKQEVSADLIVCEYELLPKDIHAPKYFEANFVIVLLDVFDEEKCIDLLDRGFWFLVQPITPRLLKAAIGAFLSQGSLHSVPESIQFGPNVFHILKLIVETPEGTIHLTPSESGILKRLLLNQGQLCLRKHLLEEIKNHSKEIVARNVDVHIASLRKKLGAYGNRIVTVRGVGYLFSDDEEKNSSQEDTKLS
- a CDS encoding FAD-dependent thymidylate synthase, encoding MLSKEGDFSKEQRERLSHFVTNLDSPIFALKNLPEVVKGALFSKYSRSILGLRALLLKEFLDGEGGDFLSEDLQDCELGIQKAADFYRRVLDNFGDDSVGELGGAHLAIEQVSMLAAKVLEDARIGGSPLEKSSRYVYFDQKVNGEYLYYRDPILMTSAFKDTFLDTCDFLFNTYSELIPQVRAYFEKIYPKDPEVSQSAYTVSLRAKVLDCLRGLLPAATLTNLGFFGNGRFWQNLLHRLQDNNLVEVRNIGEQALTELMKIIPSFVSRAEPHHHHHQAMVDYHLGLREQLKSFAQRYGEEREPSLEKGVKLVYGDPDGLYKIAAASMFPYSEHTYADLLDICRKIPDEDLMLILESSASSRENRRHKSPRGLECAEFAFDITADFGAYRDLQRHRILTQERQLLTTKLGYSIPQQLLDTPMEAPFREAMEKADQAYRLIAAEFPEEAQYVVPLAYNIRWLFHINTRGLQWLCELRSQPQGHESYRQIAIDMAKEVIQFHPAYKSFLKFVDYSETDLGRLKQESRRKA
- a CDS encoding UDP-N-acetylglucosamine pyrophosphorylase GlmU-related enzyme; this translates as MVLASSLFSPEEFLYPEIVSQAEFVWSILTLLEQKLSSHSFSGIQGHLEEGVYLKNKETIEIQEGAYVESGAYLCGPCIIGPYTQVRHGAYIRGGVITGAHCVVGHCSEIKNSYLGHYAKAAHFAYVGDSVLGSRVNLGAGVRCANFRLDGGNIFLRYSGDRYDTQRKKLGAFLGKGVSIGCNTVLNPGCCVVSATKILPNQTIY
- a CDS encoding rhodanese-related sulfurtransferase, whose protein sequence is MEKNYYALAYYYFGPVSNPHEEIALHKQLFKTMDVSCRIYISEEGINGQFSGYQPDAERYMAWLKQRPDFATVKFKIHHIKENVFPRVTVKYRKELVALGCSVDTSKQGKHISPEEWHEKLQENRCLVLDVRNNYEWKIGHFENAVLPDIETFREFPAYADRLAQEHAPETTPVMMYCTGGIRCELYSALLLEKGFKEVYQLDGGVIAYGLKMGTGKWKGKLFVFDDRMAVPINEADPNVSPISKCSLCDIESDTYYNCANTDCNNLFLCCESCITSQKGCCSEECSQAPRIRTFSAERGNKPFRRKHLCPTIEQTRCCLREKDNQPA
- a CDS encoding polyprenyl synthetase family protein, whose protein sequence is MDDFNVYRSKIEKRLRDSLEDFGKTQSGLRNPIEYALLGGGKRVRPLLVCLFADSIQKRRDVLDTAIAVEYIHTSTLIADDLPCMDNDDMRRGKPSVHKAFDEASALLASYALIPAAYARIRKNAKALKEVVSVQREIEDAYEDVLDLIELRFGVEGVLGGQYEDVFFQSFTEESVINIINKKTSALFEIACVSGWLFGGGAREKTPLVIEFARNFGILFQIGDDLADLSQDNQEEKHMNYALLFGEQAAKDLLNRSFNSCIEILHLLKEKGVKPLEELCKKVFMGGNKHSL